From the genome of Flavobacterium luteolum, one region includes:
- a CDS encoding AAA family ATPase, with protein sequence MPKLIINRLIYTVETENEKYGADVPFHPGLNIIYGPNSVGKTSIVTGIIYGLGSEKGLGIFKSDQNPFKPEFYKSIEGKTVTKSYLILEISNGIKEYSIFRYIKGGNTDIVAVKEAKAKDFNKSNDHKRYIVNGEGVFSEKGFQKFLFDFLELNIVELPTYDQKFSKLYFENILPLFFVEQRAGWSQIQARQVTRYNIRDIKKVVFEYIMGLDKFNLHLIEIKKKQLDAEIKKLSDELEKKEENLSIIANANKIDGILIVNSSPIGKTSIYDYIKYLHNKYNTETKTINSITSQNKSYEDSNSKLRENLKRLDYELRTLNNRIEKISSEIDGYQNYLERIQKNKYKNKQLKKIQELSIELNITTCPVCENPLNRNLEDECHLCHSDTRKKISSPEENLSFLEDEENTFKKVIAQRNLDLKKLDELRNRQKDKILLYEKQLDQQTQTYAGKEFAILREKILEVDSIFKEFERYKRITERWENLNPTREELNKLNKQLERIKEKINKYTQTSNDYKILKSIKDNIHTNLKALGIFKSNQNLINDIKIDENDNYSPYLDNYDIYNISSSSDNIRIILSYYLSLLQTSLEFKTNTKIKFPNILILDEPKQQNLDNDSLINCVEEMEKIPSNEAQIILTTYSELKSDRDKLEKYINYEMKNKTDYLLKKVDTK encoded by the coding sequence ATGCCGAAATTGATTATTAACAGATTAATTTATACCGTCGAAACCGAGAATGAAAAATATGGTGCTGACGTTCCTTTTCATCCAGGGCTTAATATTATTTACGGACCTAATTCAGTGGGGAAAACCAGCATCGTTACTGGTATAATATATGGCCTTGGATCGGAAAAAGGATTAGGAATTTTTAAATCTGATCAAAATCCATTTAAACCTGAATTTTACAAATCAATAGAAGGAAAAACCGTAACAAAGTCTTATTTGATATTAGAAATATCAAATGGAATAAAAGAGTATTCAATTTTTAGATATATAAAAGGAGGAAATACTGATATAGTAGCGGTTAAAGAAGCAAAAGCGAAGGATTTTAATAAAAGTAACGATCATAAAAGGTATATAGTTAATGGGGAAGGTGTATTTTCTGAAAAAGGGTTTCAGAAATTTCTTTTTGATTTTTTAGAATTAAATATTGTCGAATTACCAACTTACGATCAAAAGTTCTCCAAACTATATTTCGAAAATATTCTCCCGCTTTTCTTCGTAGAACAAAGAGCTGGTTGGTCTCAAATACAAGCTAGACAAGTTACCAGATATAATATTCGCGATATAAAAAAAGTTGTTTTCGAGTACATTATGGGTTTAGACAAATTTAATCTACATCTTATAGAGATAAAGAAGAAACAACTTGATGCAGAAATCAAAAAATTATCTGACGAACTAGAAAAAAAAGAAGAAAATTTATCAATTATTGCAAATGCAAACAAAATTGATGGAATTCTTATTGTTAATTCTAGCCCAATAGGTAAAACAAGTATTTACGATTACATAAAATACTTGCATAATAAATACAATACTGAAACTAAGACCATTAATTCAATCACAAGTCAAAACAAAAGTTATGAAGACAGTAACTCTAAATTAAGAGAAAACCTAAAAAGACTTGACTATGAACTCAGAACTTTGAATAATCGGATAGAAAAAATATCTTCAGAAATTGATGGTTATCAGAATTATCTAGAAAGAATCCAAAAAAACAAATATAAAAACAAGCAATTGAAAAAAATTCAAGAATTATCAATTGAATTAAACATTACTACTTGTCCTGTTTGTGAAAATCCTCTAAATCGTAATCTAGAAGACGAATGTCATTTGTGCCATTCAGATACAAGAAAAAAAATATCTTCTCCAGAAGAGAATCTATCTTTTCTGGAAGACGAAGAAAATACTTTTAAGAAAGTAATAGCGCAAAGAAATCTAGATCTAAAAAAATTAGACGAACTAAGAAATAGACAAAAAGATAAAATATTACTTTACGAGAAACAATTAGATCAACAAACTCAAACATATGCAGGAAAAGAATTTGCAATTTTAAGGGAGAAAATATTAGAAGTAGATTCAATTTTTAAAGAGTTTGAACGATATAAAAGAATTACTGAAAGATGGGAGAATTTAAATCCAACAAGAGAAGAATTAAATAAGTTAAATAAACAACTTGAAAGAATAAAAGAAAAAATCAATAAATACACCCAAACAAGTAATGATTATAAAATACTAAAAAGTATCAAAGACAACATTCATACTAATTTAAAAGCTTTAGGGATTTTTAAGTCTAATCAAAATTTAATTAATGATATTAAAATTGATGAAAACGATAATTATTCTCCTTATCTAGATAATTATGACATTTATAATATATCTAGCTCCAGTGATAATATACGTATAATATTAAGTTATTATCTATCTCTTTTACAAACTTCACTAGAGTTTAAAACAAATACCAAAATAAAGTTTCCAAATATCCTAATTTTGGATGAACCAAAACAGCAAAATTTAGATAATGATTCATTAATAAACTGTGTAGAAGAAATGGAAAAAATTCCATCAAATGAAGCGCAAATAATATTAACAACTTATAGTGAATTAAAAAGCGACAGAGATAAATTAGAAAAGTACATTAATTATGAAATGAAAAATAAAACAGATTATTTATTAAAAAAAGTAGATACTAAATAA
- a CDS encoding SDR family oxidoreductase — protein MDNLKNKVAVITGGNSGIGYATAQLLKDQGAEVIITGRRKEAIETAALELGVTAITADQSNISDIEKLAEKVKADFGSVDILFINAGIAGLGTIEQTTEELYDNIMDVNLKGAFFTLSKFIPILKDGASVVFLSSNTASMPGPGSSVYSASKTALNSFMRSAALELAPRKIRVNSVSPGPTQTEVMNKVGLDEATVKSIMDVVVEKVPLKQMGRAEDVAQMVSYLSSEAAVFMTGADVIMDGGMSLG, from the coding sequence ATGGACAATTTAAAAAATAAAGTGGCAGTAATAACAGGTGGAAATAGTGGGATAGGATATGCTACAGCGCAATTATTAAAAGATCAGGGGGCAGAAGTAATTATTACAGGAAGAAGAAAAGAGGCGATAGAAACGGCAGCTTTAGAACTAGGCGTTACAGCCATTACAGCAGACCAATCGAATATTTCGGATATAGAAAAACTGGCAGAAAAGGTAAAAGCCGATTTCGGTTCGGTTGATATTTTGTTTATCAATGCAGGAATCGCGGGTTTAGGAACAATTGAACAAACTACAGAAGAATTGTACGACAATATTATGGATGTGAATCTAAAAGGCGCTTTTTTCACTTTAAGCAAATTTATCCCGATTTTGAAAGATGGCGCTTCGGTGGTATTTCTTTCTTCGAATACTGCGAGTATGCCAGGTCCCGGATCTTCGGTTTATTCGGCGAGTAAAACCGCTTTGAATTCGTTTATGAGATCGGCGGCTTTAGAATTAGCGCCAAGAAAGATTCGTGTCAATTCGGTTAGCCCAGGACCAACTCAAACCGAAGTCATGAACAAAGTAGGTCTAGACGAAGCCACCGTAAAAAGCATCATGGATGTCGTAGTAGAAAAAGTCCCGCTAAAACAAATGGGAAGGGCAGAAGATGTGGCTCAGATGGTTTCGTATTTGAGTAGCGAAGCTGCTGTGTTTATGACTGGAGCGGATGTTATTATGGATGGTGGGATGAGTTTGGGGTGA